A portion of the uncultured Draconibacterium sp. genome contains these proteins:
- a CDS encoding ATP-binding protein has product MAFKSTYLGTIQDVSGTSLSVALDNTAPSGLTYVDGEGYRIGQIGSFVKIPIGYIDLFGLVTQVGASAVPENQILTQPYGYRWIKVQLIGEGQRNGAFQRGISQYPTISDEVHLVSENDLKKIYGQPDKPYFVKVGHIAGAESIPALIDINKLITRHSAIVGTTGSGKSTTVASILNAVSDPERYPSARVIVFDIHGEYGNALKDRANIFKVNPDKTEGSTEKDLFIPFWALSFEELAAISFGQFGNEKDYNTVLERITNAKLKSLETYPKDGINTDTLNVDSPIPFSLNHLWHELYTETLGKFYPDKAGKPLAFETDDTGHEMKGDPVKGIPPVFKPINTNKDNGDRVQHPVNSPLANSQQLHSLGAKLRIPRFDFLFKPGEWTPAVNGKTTKDLDSLIKDWIGSDKPITIMDLSGVPISILNTIIGVLLRIIYDGLFWARNLSQGGRNRPLLLLMEEAHNYLNNEGSALPVVQKIVKEGRKYGIGAMIVSQRPSEVNSTILSQCGTFFALRLANTTDRGHITGAVTDNLEGLTSMLPILRTGEAIILGEAVKLPMRTLIDAPPKDRRPDSQDPIIYDEQGDEDSMHPGGWGIKLEENPNYKEFLETWRSQSPFIKRIIK; this is encoded by the coding sequence ATGGCGTTTAAATCAACCTATCTCGGAACAATTCAGGATGTTAGCGGCACCTCTTTAAGTGTTGCATTAGATAACACAGCTCCATCTGGTCTAACTTATGTAGATGGCGAAGGATATCGCATTGGACAAATTGGGTCTTTTGTAAAAATCCCCATTGGTTATATTGATTTGTTTGGTCTTGTTACGCAGGTTGGAGCCAGTGCGGTACCCGAAAATCAGATTTTGACACAGCCATATGGGTATCGATGGATCAAAGTACAACTAATTGGAGAAGGACAGCGAAATGGAGCTTTCCAAAGAGGAATATCTCAATATCCGACAATTAGTGATGAAGTTCACCTTGTTTCTGAAAACGACTTAAAAAAGATTTACGGACAACCCGATAAACCTTACTTTGTTAAGGTCGGACATATAGCTGGAGCTGAATCAATTCCTGCACTGATTGACATTAATAAATTGATTACTCGTCACTCTGCAATTGTTGGAACTACCGGTTCCGGGAAATCCACAACAGTTGCAAGTATCTTAAATGCGGTTTCTGATCCAGAAAGATACCCTTCTGCTAGAGTAATCGTTTTTGATATACACGGGGAATATGGAAATGCTTTAAAAGACAGGGCAAATATTTTTAAGGTTAATCCAGATAAAACTGAAGGCAGCACCGAAAAAGACTTATTCATACCTTTCTGGGCTCTTAGTTTTGAGGAGCTAGCTGCAATTAGTTTTGGACAATTTGGGAATGAGAAAGATTATAACACGGTATTAGAACGCATAACCAATGCCAAATTGAAAAGTCTGGAAACATATCCAAAGGATGGTATCAATACGGATACTCTTAATGTTGACTCACCAATTCCATTTAGTTTAAATCACCTGTGGCATGAATTATACACCGAAACATTAGGAAAATTCTATCCGGACAAAGCTGGCAAACCTTTAGCTTTTGAAACGGATGATACTGGACATGAGATGAAAGGTGATCCAGTCAAAGGCATACCACCAGTCTTTAAACCTATAAATACCAATAAGGATAATGGTGATCGCGTTCAACACCCTGTAAATTCTCCTTTAGCTAATAGTCAGCAACTTCACTCGTTGGGTGCTAAATTAAGAATACCACGTTTCGACTTCTTGTTTAAGCCAGGTGAATGGACCCCTGCTGTAAATGGTAAAACAACCAAAGATTTGGATTCATTAATAAAAGATTGGATAGGAAGCGATAAACCCATTACGATAATGGACCTATCAGGTGTTCCAATTTCCATCTTAAACACCATAATTGGAGTTCTATTACGTATTATTTACGACGGCCTTTTTTGGGCCAGAAATTTATCTCAAGGTGGTAGAAACAGACCTTTATTATTATTGATGGAGGAAGCGCATAATTATTTAAACAACGAAGGCAGTGCATTGCCTGTAGTTCAGAAAATAGTAAAAGAAGGACGTAAATATGGTATTGGTGCAATGATTGTTAGCCAAAGACCTTCAGAGGTTAATTCTACGATTTTGTCTCAATGTGGGACGTTTTTCGCGTTGCGTTTAGCAAATACAACTGACAGGGGGCACATTACTGGTGCTGTAACAGACAATTTAGAAGGATTAACCAGTATGTTACCGATTTTAAGAACAGGTGAAGCGATTATACTTGGTGAAGCAGTTAAACTTCCAATGCGAACATTAATTGATGCTCCACCTAAAGACCGTAGACCAGATAGTCAGGATCCAATCATTTATGATGAGCAAGGAGATGAAGATTCTATGCATCCAGGCGGTTGGGGAATTAAACTGGAAGAAAATCCTAATTACAAAGAATTTTTGGAGACTTGGAGATCCCAAAGTC